A region of the Ranitomeya imitator isolate aRanImi1 chromosome 10, aRanImi1.pri, whole genome shotgun sequence genome:
TGGTGGTAGGTGAAATAAAGCAAGTCTACTACCTGGCACGGCTTAGTCTGATCTCTATTGTAAGGTGGCTGGGGAGTGGACTTTGTCCCTTTTCCGTTTTTTTGCCTTAGTTGCCATTTTAGGTGTCAAATTACTTAAAACTGCGCACACAATTCATAAATTTGACACATAGTAAAACATTTCCTtggtgtgaattttttttttttttttgtgaaatgttcAACTTTGTGACACAACAGTTTTGCCTAAATACTAACACACTACATCTGTCGGGGGAGGGATGGAGTAAGCTTAGCCAAACTTTGCAACGTTTTACAAAATGTGCAATTGATGATTTGAAAgaaaacatttaggctatgtgcacacgttcaggaattcatgcagaaaattcctgtgaaaaatcggacgttttctgcatgaaatccgcaagaaaaccgcatgcgttttttgccgcggttttttccggacacttcccaatgcattttggagtgggaaatccgcagaaaaaccgcaaaaagatagaacatgtccggattttgtgcctgatgcatttttttgtgtggaaaaaaacgcatcatgtgcacaaaacatgcggaattcattctaaatgatgggatgcttattgtatgcggttttttttgcggttttatagcatttttatcgggaaaaaccgcgaaaaaaccggaacgtgtgaacacagccttacagttgctaaactccacccacaaatacacacacacacacacgaagtaGACTTAAACAAGGTGCAAATAGAATAAATTGGGCACAGACGGAAAAAAACCTCACAAGGGCAATGCTGAATCAGGGCCAGCAAAAGCAGAGTAATCTCTCGTGTAATTTTCACCTCcaagctctaaaggtaccgtcacactcagcaactttacaacgagaacgacagcgatccgtgatgttgcagcgtcctggatagcgatatcgttgtgtttgacacgcagcagcgatctggatcccgctgtgccatcgctggtcggagctagaagtccagaactttatttggtcgtcaggtcggcgtgtatcgtcatgtttgacatcaaaagcaacgatgccagcaacgttttacatggagctaacaaccagcgagaacaataaggctgtgttcacacgctgcggatccgcagcagttttcccaaagtttacagtacaatgtaaacctatggggaaaaaaaaccactgtgcacatgctgcggaaaaagccacgcggaaacgctgcagattattttccgcagcatgtcaattgtttgtgcggattccgcagcaggtttcaaccagcaccaataggaaagtgctggtgaaaacccacagaagaatccgcagaacaaaccgcaagaaaatccgcagtggttttgcactgcagattttccaaatccgctgcggaaaaatccgcaggaaaatctgcagtgtgggcacataccctaagtgagtcgctgttacgtcactggatcgctcctgcatcgttctggagctgctgtgtttgacgtctctacagcgacgctccagcgatcggctcgtctatatcgctgcagcgtcactgagtgtgacggtacctttacacttttcCTAGTGTATGATAACGGGGATCCTGACCATTTCCCTTTAGGACAATGGCTTTGTGGCAACACTTGAGAAGACACAGATTGTGATGTGTCATGCGTCAGCACATGGTGAGATGGTAATACAATAATCCTGTGCCTGAGATGTGACCCGTCACCCTCCCCCCATTAGATACCATTGTAGGAGACATGTCTGCAGTATACAGAGGGCAGGGTCACAGCATGTTTGTTGCCTTGCAGGTTCTGGGCAGCTGCTGTGCCTTCTTAATCCGGTACCAGTTGGTTAGACTCTTCTATGACGTGTGACTTCCACCTCGGACTGTCCGGTAATCGCCTCGCTGCTGCTCTCAGGCCATCCCCAGGATCTGATGTGACCGTCCCCAAGGGATCCATCTTTACATCGATGCACTAGCCGTTTTGGGGTACCTGCACTGGGTACGGATGATTTGTTTTGAAGGAACTAAAGCAGGATTTTCTTTTTAAATGTTAAATATTTAACATtatataaaatttatatttttaactAACTTGTCTTTTTATTTCACTTCCCTCTTTATGTAAATGTGatatttttaggagggaaattcctAGGATCTATTGCCTTGTAGGTAAAATATTTTATAAAGGTAATAGCTATTGCCATACAATCAATatgaggacagagaagaccccgGTGAACCCATCTTCCTCCAGATTGTTCATCCAGCAAGTTGCCATGGCTTGAGATCtggtaataccaaatatgtagGGAGATCCGGCTCCTGGGATCTTCATGCGCTCAGACATGTAAGTGGTGAAAGCATCCAGCACTGACCGTGATACATACACTGTTCGTACATGTTACCTAAATCAGTATACGGTCACATTCACATCTGGTTTTAGCTTCcagacactgatgtaaaatactggatgTGTCCTGAAGGTCCGACGCCTCTTCCTACCGATCTTCATCCAGCACGGAGCAGTGGTACCGAGTGGTCAGTCATTTATTCTCGTAGATTTAAAAACCTCAGTAAAGTATACAGGCCCCAAAGCAGTGTGGACTCTGCACAACATGTCACTAAACTTTCTGAAAAAGGACCAATTCTAGGAGAGCATCTCCATACTCTGGTGTCCAGGGGAAAGCTCCACAACTATCTACCAACAAAGTCTAAATTCATATGGGACAATAGAGGTACAGCAGGACCTCAGTTCTATGTGGCCTATTACCGTACCTCTCTGTACAGCTAGGAGCTGTAATACAGACGTGTGCAGTATCTTCTCTCATCACAGAGAATTGGACGGATCATCAAATCACACTCTGagccaattctctcagatgaggaaaAATATCTAACTACTCCATTTTCTCAGTCTGTAGAAATGGgattgcactcggatgtcatctgagtgcagtctgatggtttccacAGACTTGCATGGCCAACTGATCTGAATATCAAATCAGGCATGCtgctattggtttttttttttttatttctttcgccTTGGACCGTTTTTGTCCAAGATAAAATAAAATCTTAACTTGCATGGCCCCATAGaacaacattggtctgagtgtgatccgatgttttgtcgatTATACTCAGACCGAAGATACGGTTATGTGCACGAGCCTCAGAGAACCAGGTACAGAGAACTGTTTCTTGGACAAGGGTAGTAATGTAAAAGATAGCCGCTCTGGAGTATGGCTGAATATCCAGGACACTGACAGGAAAACAATGAGTACAATACAGtgctttgcaaaagtattcggccccctggaacttttcaaccttttcccacatatcatgcttcaaagataaagataccaaatgtaaatttttggtgaagaatcaacaacaagtggaacacaattgtgaagttgaacgaaatttattggttatttttaaatttttgtggaaaatcaaaaactgaaaagtggggcatacaatattgtgcggggctgggattcctgggcatgcacactgcgcttgtcagacgctcccccaggttccccgccttccagcgtcggtctgtgcaggaatctgcccaggaatcccagccccacaccatgcataatgcataacacagtgcggggcgaggattcagtaacagggtggccgcactgcctgcacagtcaggaacccggcatctgagctatgactgccaattgtcaatgcgcctgccccaggcaggcacgcacagcgcaggcgccggatttaagaagaacagcacgcagggggcggcgaccatcgccccagaagagatgagtgacggcagttgggcgcttcacagaggaggcttcagacccaccTCCATGGACAaaaataggtatttttgaaaagtttcaaagcgctttattttagtaatacataaacacaaaactaaaagagccacctggttacaatgcagcattactgctgcacaaggtggctcttttagtttataacggctggagggggtgacagtggccctttaaagccggatttggatacaaaattatttccaaaactttaaccatcccaaggagcactgtgcaagcaatcatattgaaatggaaggagtatcataccactgcaaatctaccaagacccggccgtccctctaaactttcatctcaaacaaggagaagactgatcagagatgcagccaagaggcccatcatcactctggatgaactgcagagatctacagctgaggtgggacagtctgtccataggacaacaatcagtcgtatctggcctttatggaaaagtggcaagaagaaacccatttctcaaagatatccttaaaaagtgtcatttaaagtttgcaacaagccccttgggagacaccaaacacgtggaagaaggtgctctggacagatgaaaccaaaatcaaactttttggcaacaatgccaaacgaacacaccatccccactgtcaaacgtggtggcagcatcatggtttgggcctgcttttcttcagcagggacagagaagatggttaaaattgatgggaagacggatggagccaagtacaggaccattcttgaagaaaacctgtttgagtctgctaaagacctgagactggaacggagatttgtcttccaacaagacattaatcccaaacaaagcaaaatctacaatggaatagttcacaaataaacgtatccaggtgttagaatggccaagtcaaagtccagacctcaatccaatcgggaatctgtggaaagagctgaaaactgctgttcgcaaacgatctccatcaaacctcactgagctcgagctgtttgccaaggaagaatgggcaagaatttcagtctctcgatttacaaaactgatagagacataccccaagcgacttgtaatcgcagcaaaaggtggcgcaacaaagtattaagttaaagaggccgaataatattgcacaccccacttttcagtttttgatctttcacaaaaatttaaaataactaatttcgttcaacttcacaattgtgttccacttgttgattcttcaccaaaaatttacatttggtatctttatgtttgaagcacgatatgtgggaaaaggttgaaaagttcaagaaggtagaatactttcgcaaggcactgtaaatgtgGGACAAATTAATGTGTATTGTCCAAGTGGGAAATCATTGTGTGTCAAAACTCTTAACATTCACTGTATCCTATGTATGCTGCAGTAGTGAGGCACCACAATGGGCGCAGTGTCTCTACTATTTAGAAACAAGCAGTCGTTGTTACTCAGTTCATTAGTTGCAGTGCGAGGCCGGTGCTGATGAGTTCCTATGTTGGCTTCTCACCCTCCTGCTGCTCATTGATCTTTCATTTCTCTCTATGCATAGTAATAGGAAGAAAAaaaagcagtgaagcagcagctggaGGCAGGAGAAGCCGACATATCAGGAATATTTCATGGATTCATACTACAGACTCTGCACTGCAAGGAAAGAACAGTGAGCGGtccggtgactgacagctgtctgtATGCACACAAAGGCTGTCAGTCACCAGACCGATCACCACAGAATCTGCAGCTTTAATTAATGAATCACAGGTTATACGGAATCTGTAAATCAATCTACTCAGTCCCTGCTCTGTGACAGGCTGTTTATGGTGACAGGCACGACACCCTCTAAAATGGGGGTGTCATCACTTCATGCTGCCCTGAGTACAATAAATGGGGGACAGACTTCCTTTTAATAGATTTTGACAGCCTTCATATTTAATATTCATCTATTCACATTAGCATAGAAATGGGATAAGATAGTTTTATTAGGTGGTTTGAGTAAGGCCAGATGAGCTACATGTAGCTTCTTCTGCAGTGGTTGCTGACCCTCCATCATTACGTTCACATAGCGCCATATTTCTGGCTGCAGCATGTTTCTGTGGAAGCTTCTCCAGCCGTGTAAATGGTCGCAGCTTCTTCATTGTACAGGCTAATAACTGATCACATCGTCCCACATCGTAGCTGCACATTATAAAGTCCTGGTCATGTTCTTCTCTGTATTCTACCAGTGAATGCTGTCTGACGGCCGGGGTCAGTAATCATCTTGGCTTATCTCTACACTTCTTATTGTGTAGGCTGCACTGTCTGGAGAACATATTACATGATCTGCCGAGGTTCTCCAAACAGTGCTACCTAGAAAATAGAAAGTGTGATTGAACTGTCCCTACAGCACCATTAGTACTGTGGTGTGCATTATCTGGCATCATTCAGCTGTCTGGCCACGGTCAGGATCTCTTTAGCGCCTTTGCTCAGTAGTAAGTCTGCTAGTTCTGTTCCTAGATACTCTGCAGATGCCAAGGCCTTACGTGGTACACCAAGTGCTGTGATTCCTACGTGCTGACTATCATCATTTGGTCCATCAACATCCTATatgggagggaaaaaaaaagtatGGTTCAGCATTAGTCAGTACTCAGCAGGAATATAACAAGAAAGTTTCAACCAAAATGCTGCTTGGATATGTCAATTTGTGAGGATAGCGGGCTACAAACGTCAAGTGCCGTGCTCAGAGAATACGAAGATCCCAGGGCCTTCAGTAAGGTCCATCGCCCATACAGGAGGAAGATGTCAGTGGATAGCAGTGGGGTGTGTGTTAGTAGCGCAGCCTGTAACCTGTCTTACCTCATCCGGGAACAGAACAGGTCTCTGCATCGTCTCCTTCAGGCAGTCGGATCCATCCAGGCTGTAAACCGCGCCAGTAAGATACAGCTAAAGAAACCCAGCACAATGAGAACAGATGCAATGAGTAGGACACAAAGAACCGTGAAAACCTGGAGATCCATTACCTGCGAATCCTGGATAACTGTGCACACTGCCACCGGCACACTGCAGCCACCCTCCTAAAGGGAAACACAATGGTGGCGAATGTCAGTCATCCCATACACACAATCCTAAGGGGAACCTGGCAGGTCGCCTGTGTCTCCACACCGCCAGCACATGTACACTCCTAACAAGACCTGGTCGCCTGTGTCCTCTACACCGCCAGCACGTGTACACTCCTAACAAGCCCTGGTCGCCCGTGTCTCCACACCGTCTGCACGTGTACACTCCTAACAAGCCCTGGTCGCCTGTGTCCTCTACACCGCCTGCAGGTGTACACTAACAAGCCCTGGTCGCCTGTGTCCTCCACACCGCCTGCACGTGTACACTCCTAACGAGCCCTGGTTGCCTGTCGCCAGCACGCGTACACTCCTAACGAGCCCTGGTCACAAATGTTTCCACACCGCCAGTACGTGTACGCTCCTAACAAGCCCTGGTCGCTCATGTCTCCACACCGCCAGCACGTGTACACTCCTAACAAGCTCTGCCTACTGTATAGCTCATTAACGGGAGTCAAAAAACTACTGGCAAATTCTGTTCTCAATATGCAGATATGCTTCAGGCAGCTGATGGGGCGTTTCCCAGACTACTCATCCCACTCACCATGTTATCTCGCCCCTGTGggaagggctggttaggcagggcaTTAGTATAGGAGTGTACACATGCTGGTGGTCTGGAGGGCATGGGCGACGTGCCACGTTCCCTTCATGTGGAAGGATGAATACGGTTTCATGAGAAATCCAACACAAACGTGAGAATGTAACATAACTTTCAATGGCAAGCAGATAAAAATAGTAAAGGTGCAAATAAAAAGCCATTCAAATTGGGTTAGAATAGATCAATATCTGTCCAtaacaccccctcccccccccccacagagcaataTAGCGGGCCGCTCACCTTATTTATACCCCAATGACTCCCGCCCTTACCAGTGCAATCCACAACTAACCCTCCACTGGTAAGCCCTATTAACACCAAAGTTTCACCCATTCAGGGAACATATAAATTTGCTGCAGAGAAAACGGATTTTATCAAACTGcagcaggcagcccagtaagtgacatcactggaatcggggtctctgcccctatatcatgcagCTCTCAGATAAGGCTTCAGAAATCCAATGACCGATTCCCTGTAAAAGGACTTCTTAAACTTGGTTTGGTACATATATTTGCATTGCAAAGTTCTCAAAAAGTAGAATAATTATAGCAGATCTTAAATAGTGTACAATACATCCTAGTAAAAGGGGCAGATGGGCACAGCTGGTGACTGCACTCATTCTGTTCTGGAAATACGAGAGGGTGATTATTTGGGGTCTACAATTATTAGTCGCTATGAGCTCCTCGTTCACAAAACCATATTTTCAATCAGAGTGGTagccatgaaaagaaaaaaaaaaaaagacagcaccAATGTTACTCAGTGGGAAAGTGCACACAAgtgttttttttcactgacccaatCACGCACTGGTTTCTTCAGTGAGCTGATtgagactcgcccattcaagtctaAAAGGTGCAGAAATAAATGTGATGCCACACAGAGCCTCAGCATAACATCCGTGTTTTATAGATACATTACCATTCTGTAACGTAGGAACCTGGTCCTGTACATGATAACTAGCTGCTGCTGTGAAAAGGCAGATTGCATATGGTcggaaagtgagaaaaaaaaaaatcatctgaggTCTTTGGATTAAACGCTGACTAATTTGTGATCCGCATGTGTCCCTGACCGTCAGCAGGGGCTCTGATCACACGCTGCGGTGCCATCGGCGGTAACATGCTGTTGTGAGGGTGAACACACAGAATGGTTCGAGAAACACAGGCAAGTACTACAGATTCATAAAGGAATCCGCAGACTTACCGTGTTtttatggaggtgatcagtctcctagTCAAACCACTCTGGACGTTCTTCCTCGATCCATTCCGGGTGTCAATGTCTGGGGAGTGTACATCCTCAGTGAGCCGCACGTTGTGGCGCCAAAaatgtgagggtgatctcttaaagtgagatcaatatgattgcttgtacctgactaGCTGAGTGCTAGTTTAGAGGCCAAGAATGCATCAGATTCACAGAGACGATTCACACTGCCTCTCTCAGTCAAAGTTGGTGCCCAACTGAACTTTATTCTCAAAACAAAAGAATATACTAAGAGCAGGAAATGGGGGGGTCGCACAACTTCTGTACAGCTAGTCACTTTGTAATTGGTACAGTGCAAGCTTCATTTTCAGATATGGTGTATTCCAGTAtcttcactcctgcattccaaagattccttccaagGATCTCCAAGACATCTTCAAAAAACacaatcgccatcttgctacaccatatctgaactgacttattaaaccttatataattgatttcattagccatttctCCTTCACACTGATCACACCCATTACTTTGATGGTATTCGCGGGGTCTTACCAGTCTTCTCATGAATGCTCTTTCAGCAATGCAGCACAACACAGTCTGAGGGTCCTGTAAGGCACAAACCATCTGCAGTATGTCCAGGTCTCGGGCTCGAACCTCTACAGCTAATGCACCCTATAGAAACAGAGGGTAAAAATGCCATGACTCCAATCATCACAATTCAAGATCGCAAACCTAAAGATATATTACAATATTTATCCAATATAATGCAAATAATGTGAAAAACGAATGACCGAAAAGAAGGAAATCCTGCCAATACGCACCTGACCCACCGCATACAGGCACTGCTCCGGTAACAGGatctgagaggaggaggaggaaaaaaaaggaacAATCATCAACTGAGGAGCTTCCCAGTTTCACAGGGAGTATATGACAAGTATAATATCCACTGCACGCTCCACTGATGCAAGGAAACCGCTTATTGGAGACCGTGCACAGCAATGAGAAGTGAACAGTGCTCCTTGGGTGCGAACATCGAGGTGTTTCGGTTTATTATCACTTGGGATTCCACTTGCACCCTGCATTCGACAAGTGCGCACTCCGTATTTTATAATGGAAACTTATTATATGGCCTGAGACACCAGATCTGATGAAGGTGCGGTCATAGTCTTATCCGTACTCCCCATGGGGCAGGTTTACTGATCCCGTCCCAGGTTTAGACCGTGAAATCGCTCCACATGTGTGTGCCTCACACCGGATGGGAAGTTTGGCACATCTGCAGACACTCGGCTAACTTTACACCACCTTTTGGTTGGCCTATTTTGTGCCACCTTATTGCATTTGATGCCGCACCACTTTCCAGCTCCTCCACGTGCTGCTCGGTCACCGGGAGCCGCACACAGTAAGAAACTGGACTTCAAGTTGCATAAATATATGAAGGATTTTTGGCTAAAGACCAGGTGCACTGACAAAAGAAAATCTGCCCCCGCCTCCGTGCAAAGTAAAACAATACACTGTGAATGTATTTATGGCAAGAAAACAGCCATCTACTTACCTGATCAATGCGGCTCTCCCAGCCCATGCGATGCAGACCTGCCGCAGCCAAAATAATGGCACTAAAATCATTATGGTCATCCAGCTTTTTCAATCGAGTGTTTAAATTACCCCGCTGAGGAGTGAAGTATTAAGGATGAACACAGCAAAAACAACTGGAAATACACAATATATGGATACTTTCTGAAGAGAAGTATAAAAAATAAAAGGAGGCAGCGCAGTGTGCCAGGGTGGAAGCAGCTCTGTGGGCCAGGGTGGGGGCGTCGCAGTGTGCCAGGGTGGAAGCGGCTCTGTGGGCCAGGGTGGGGGCGTCGCAGTGTGCCAGGGTGGAAGCGGCTCTGTGGGCCAGGGTGGGGGCGTAGCAGTGGGCCAGGGTGGAAGCGGCTCTGTGGGCCAGGGTGGGGGCGTCGCAGTGTGCCAGGGTGGAAGCGGCTCT
Encoded here:
- the HMBS gene encoding porphobilinogen deaminase isoform X2 — encoded protein: MEQRNVIRVGTRKSQLARIQTDSVVEMLTSRFPEAQFEIVAMSTTGDKILDTALSKIGEKSLFTKELENALERNEVDLVVHSLKDLPTTLPPGFTIGAVCKRESPYDAVVFHPKNVGNTLESLPQNSTIGTSSLRRAAQLKKRYPHLQFKDIRGNLNTRLKKLDDHNDFSAIILAAAGLHRMGWESRIDQILLPEQCLYAVGQGALAVEVRARDLDILQMVCALQDPQTVLCCIAERAFMRRLEGGCSVPVAVCTVIQDSQLYLTGAVYSLDGSDCLKETMQRPVLFPDEDVDGPNDDSQHVGITALGVPRKALASAEYLGTELADLLLSKGAKEILTVARQLNDAR
- the HMBS gene encoding porphobilinogen deaminase isoform X1 — its product is MESRTGSMEGRTGSMEGRTVQEQRNVIRVGTRKSQLARIQTDSVVEMLTSRFPEAQFEIVAMSTTGDKILDTALSKIGEKSLFTKELENALERNEVDLVVHSLKDLPTTLPPGFTIGAVCKRESPYDAVVFHPKNVGNTLESLPQNSTIGTSSLRRAAQLKKRYPHLQFKDIRGNLNTRLKKLDDHNDFSAIILAAAGLHRMGWESRIDQILLPEQCLYAVGQGALAVEVRARDLDILQMVCALQDPQTVLCCIAERAFMRRLEGGCSVPVAVCTVIQDSQLYLTGAVYSLDGSDCLKETMQRPVLFPDEDVDGPNDDSQHVGITALGVPRKALASAEYLGTELADLLLSKGAKEILTVARQLNDAR
- the HMBS gene encoding porphobilinogen deaminase isoform X3 — translated: MLTSRFPEAQFEIVAMSTTGDKILDTALSKIGEKSLFTKELENALERNEVDLVVHSLKDLPTTLPPGFTIGAVCKRESPYDAVVFHPKNVGNTLESLPQNSTIGTSSLRRAAQLKKRYPHLQFKDIRGNLNTRLKKLDDHNDFSAIILAAAGLHRMGWESRIDQILLPEQCLYAVGQGALAVEVRARDLDILQMVCALQDPQTVLCCIAERAFMRRLEGGCSVPVAVCTVIQDSQLYLTGAVYSLDGSDCLKETMQRPVLFPDEDVDGPNDDSQHVGITALGVPRKALASAEYLGTELADLLLSKGAKEILTVARQLNDAR